Proteins from a genomic interval of Phlebotomus papatasi isolate M1 chromosome 3, Ppap_2.1, whole genome shotgun sequence:
- the LOC129806381 gene encoding male-enhanced antigen 1, which translates to MQFKVSGESDPGDGNGDEIVPNMGTTFYQQNTSDDSDNDQEMYDGYEPLNGEPQNVEVWDNLESTEDTDMSSGIPSADVPPVDTVEREVQREVWNAERPECLTIDLDGDKEREIMNVMAGFSLPEQAIPAWAHGVSEKEWKDDLLKRIREKKSQ; encoded by the coding sequence ATGCAGTTTAAAGTGAGCGGAGAAAGTGATCCGGGAGATGGTAATGGTGATGAGATTGTGCCAAACATGGGTACAACATTTTATCAGCAAAACACAAGCGATGACAGTGATAATGACCAGGAAATGTATGATGGATATGAACCCCTTAATGGAGAACCACAAAATGTGGAAGTTTGGGATAATCTGGAGAGCACAGAAGACACAGACATGTCCTCTGGAATTCCTTCGGCTGATGTTCCTCCAGTAGATACTGTAGAGAGAGAAGTTCAGCGGGAAGTTTGGAATGCTGAACGACCGGAATGCCTGACAATCGACTTGGACGGAGACAAAGAACGTGAAATAATGAATGTTATGGCCGGATTCTCTCTTCCTGAGCAAGCAATTCCCGCCTGGGCTCATGGAGTTTCAGAGAAAGAATGGAAGGATGACCTCCTGAAGCGAATACGTGAAAAAAAGTCGCAGTAA